The Theileria orientalis strain Shintoku DNA, chromosome 3, complete genome genome window below encodes:
- a CDS encoding transcription factor IIIb subunit, translated as MTQSVCNYCGSTQIEIYQHLGELLCQDCGAVLQENAVLEGIQYSETQTGSTALGQFIPTAGSRRLTLAYGSWQSREQVINRGYHNIQRIADYLRLSEQHVEAAKRIYLLAVQRNFTMGRNNLHVASCCLYTICRREKTPHLLIDFSDILQTPVKTIGQIFMKLVRMLHISVPNVDPSIFFERFATQLHLKDNIQKIIVTGNRIIQAMNRDWICTGRRPTGLCGAALVVAARFHGIHLSAEAVSSVVRISHPTILKRLSEFKETSTAHLKVSEFDKVDLESLPKLNLPPCLLSKLAAKKKALQALKKGDAGADSDSTCSDFDRLSCLNSGANSPIDTINLNVANDILCSDEPTPTQIDSIARSIIESLTNYSDSPNGDTVTPERTTQNTFDKSDATDKTLSSEYAGNEEELCELSSDDEDDVAVFSEMILPESEKRAKTLLWDEVTKDIMPQVWRRQMERKRREQLGQVLKKRKYCRRVYSDYPEAQDAVESARMALQRHAKGFISHINNDVFNSLLSQGS; from the coding sequence ATGACGCAGTCAGTGTGTAATTACTGTGGCTCAACACAGATAGAAATATACCAGCACCTGGGCGAGCTCCTCTGCCAAGATTGCGGAGCAGTCCTCCAGGAGAACGCAGTCCTCGAGGGGATCCAGTACTCGGAAACGCAGACTGGCAGCACAGCGCTCGGCCAGTTCATTCCGACTGCCGGCTCGCGGAGACTGACGCTGGCGTACGGCTCCTGGCAGAGCAGGGAGCAGGTGATAAACAGAGGCTACCACAACATTCAGAGAATCGCAGACTACCTGCGCCTGTCGGAGCAGCATGTGGAGGCGGCGAAGAGAATATACCTGCTGGCCGTCCAGAGGAACTTCACGATGGGCAGGAACAACCTGCACGTGGCCTCGTGCTGTCTGTACACGATCTGCAGGCGCGAGAAGACGCCACACCTGCTGATCGACTTCTCGGACATCCTGCAGACGCCGGTGAAGACCATCGGCCAGATCTTCATGAAGCTCGTGCGAATGCTGCACATCTCGGTGCCGAACGTGGACCCGTCGATATTCTTCGAAAGGTTCGCCACGCAGCTGCACCTGAAGGACAACATTCAGAAGATCATCGTGACGGGCAACCGCATAATTCAGGCGATGAACAGGGACTGGATATGCACGGGTAGGAGGCCGACTGGGCTTTGCGGAGCTGCGCTGGTGGTGGCCGCGAGGTTCCACGGAATTCACCTCTCGGCGGAGGCGGTCTCCTCGGTTGTGAGGATATCGCACCCGACGATCCTGAAGAGGCTCTCCGAGTTCAAGGAGACGAGCACTGCCCACCTCAAGGTCTCGGAGTTCGACAAGGTCGACCTGGAGTCGCTGCCGAAGCTCAACCTGCCCCCCTGCCTGCTCTCGAAGCTGGCTGCCAAGAAGAAAGCGCTCCAGGCTCTCAAGAAGGGCGACGCGGGCGCCGACTCCGACTCCACCTGCTCCGACTTCGACCGCCTGAGTTGCCTGAACTCGGGCGCTAACTCGCCCATTGACACCATTAACCTCAACGTTGCGAACGACATTCTGTGCTCAGATGAGCCGACCCCGACGCAAATCGACTCGATTGCGCGCTCGATAATCGAGTCGCTGACCAACTACTCGGACTCGCCCAACGGGGACACTGTGACCCCGGAAAGGACAACTCAGAACACCTTCGACAAGTCGGACGCGACCGACAAGACGCTGTCGAGCGAGTATGCCGGcaacgaggaggagctcTGCGAGCTCAGCagcgacgacgaggacgacgTGGCCGTCTTCAGCGAGATGATTCTGCCCGAGTCGGAGAAGCGCGCGAAGACGCTCCTGTGGGACGAGGTAACCAAGGACATAATGCCCCAGGTCTGGCGCAGGCAGATGGAGCGTAAGAGGCGCGAGCAGCTGGGCCaggtgctgaagaagcGCAAGTACTGCAGGAGGGTCTACTCGGACTACCCGGAGGCCCAGGACGCCGTCGAGTCCGCGCGGATGGCTCTGCAGAGGCACGCCAAGGGCTTCATAAGCCACATCAACAACGACGTGTTCAACTCTCTGCTGTCCCAGGGGTCTTAG